CGAACGAAGCAATTTCGATAAGGATTTCGCAGCGGACGTCAGAAGGCTTGCAGGGGGAGTGGGGTGAGTATTGCGACGGGAGCGCGCAGGCGTCGAAGCCCGCGCTTGACGCATGCGCGTGATGCCGACGGGCGAGTGCCTATGCCGCTCGAACTTCGGCGAGGAGATCGGGGTGACGATCCAGGAGCTTCAGCAATTTCACGAGGGCGAGCGGCGGATTCGTCTTGCCCGTTTCGTAACGGGAGAACGCGTTGACGCCGCCGCCGAAGATCTCGGCCGCCTCGCGCTGATCCAGCCTCAGCTTCTTGCGCACCTTCGCGATGTACTTCGGGTCGACGATGGTGGCGTTCACCTGCTTGTTGAACTCGGTGATCGCTTCGCCGAGACGGGTCGCCTCGTCGAGATCCAGGACCGATTCCCCGCAGGCCGGGCAGAAATCGCCGGTGATATCGCGGACGACAGTCGACTGGCCTTTATAGGTATAAGGGATGTCTCGCGTGTCGCGGACCAGCTTGGCGGCACCGCATGCAGGGCACTTCATGTTTATCGCTCCTTGAAAGACACGATCAGCACATCGTCGATCACCGTCAGCTTCAGGTACACGTCGCCGCGCACCGTGAAAGGCCGGTAGACGTCCTGCCAGATCGTGTGGTCGGCGTACGTCGTCATGCTCTTGTGGAAGTCGAGATCGGTCAGCGACAGCACGACACCGAGCGCCTCCCTTTCCGTGAAACCCAGTTGTCGAGCGCCGAGTACCGCACTCGTGGTCAACCGGACCTTGCCGGATTCGACGAGCGCTTTGACGCGAAGCAGCTTGCAATGAGGCGTTCTCTTTTCCATCTGCGATCATAACCAAGTAAGTTAATTTGTCAAGTTGGTTAATGGCGAGCGCATGCCGTCCGCCATGACTGGCAGACAGCAAGGAAAGGAGATGGGTCCGGATTTAGGCCGTCTGGCCGATGCTCGGCGGCGTCGACAACTCGGCCAGCTGAAACAGGCAATCGCCGCGCTGCACCTGCGCGGGCACGCGCTTGCACACCACTTCGCCGTCGCCCTTGAAGCGGTGCAGCACCGGTTCGCGCAGCGGCGTATCGGGGAAATGCACCCACGCGGCCGGCTGCCCGGCCTTCACTTGATCGCCGAGTTCGACGAGCGGCTCGTACAGCCCGCGCTCGTACGCGTAGACGAAATGGCGCTCGCCGTCGACCCGCATGAAGCGCGTGACGGTCGGCGGCGCATCGGGCACGAGCGCGCCGTGCAGCAGCCCGATATGGCCGAGGTAGTGCAGCAGCCCGTGGCGGCCCATCCGGATCAGCGACGGATCGGCCATGCCCGCACCGCCGAGTTCGGTCACGATCGAGATCGCACCCTGGCGCCGCGCGGCCGACGCCGAATGCACGGGGTTCGGTGCGTGCAGCAGCGCGTTGTGCAACCCGAACGCGACCAGCAGCCCGTTGAGCTTCGCGGCTTCGTCGGCGTCGAGCGGATCGATCGCGAGCATGTTGCCGCCCTGGTACAGCAGCGAGCTGCCGCCCGAGTGCAGGTCGACCAGATACTCCGCGCGCGACAGCAGCGCATGCTCGATGTAGTGGGCGATCATCTGCGTCGGCGTGCCGGTCGGGTCGCCGGGGAAGCTGCGGTTCAGGTTGCCTTCGTCGAGCGGCGACACGCGCAGGCCGGCATCCGCCGCGGGGAAATTCGCCATCGGCAGCAGGATCAGCTGCCCGCTGACCATCTCCGGCTCGATCTCGCGCATCAGTTGCGACACGATGATCTGGCCTTCGTACTCGTCGCCGTGATTACCGGCCATCACGAGTGCGACCGGGCCGTCGCCGTTGCGGATCGACGCGATCGGGATCGGCAGCCAGCCGTACGCCGAGCGGTGCACGGAATGCGGCAACCGCAGGTAACCCGCGTGCTTGCCGGGTGCGTCGAGATCGATTTCGCAGTGGATGGGATTGCGTTGCGAGGAAGAGGCGGTCATGGCGGCATCGTTCGATGAACGGAATTCGCCATCTTATCGGGAAACGACCGCCGCGCGCCGTGCCCGAAGCGCGCAACGCCGAACACCATCAACCGGCAAGCGCATGGATGCGTACGGGCGAGTTGCAAAGCCGATACGCGAACTCCTTGCGATGTTGCAGCGATGAACGCATGCCGGTGGGTCGGCCGGCCGCATTCGGGCCTGATGTTTCGCGCCGGCCCCTTGCCGCGACAGGGCCGGCGCGTGCAGCCGGCTTACCGGCTCGATGTTTCAGCTTCGAGACGTCCTTCTTCCCACAGTGCCCAGAAACGGCTGCCGGCACGATACGGATTCGCGCGGCGCGCGACGTGATCGGCGACGCCCTGGCGAAATGCGCCGTACAGCGTCAGCGGTGGATTGTCGACGCATCGGGTCTCGCGTGCGGCCGGCATGCGGCGTTCGGACACGAGCCGGCGGATCAGCGATGCGCCGTCGATCACATCCAGTTCGTCGATGGTTTCGCTGCGGCTGAGGACTTCGACGGTATTCATGTTGGGTCTCCCTGACAACCTGTTTCCCTGACAGGGAGCAATAAGAGTGCCAGGCTTGAAAAGCCTTGCGCCGTGTCGATCGTGCCGGCTTCTGCAGCCAACGTGACGAGTGGCGAGCGGCGATGTTACGGAACACGTCACGTGACACGCGAACGCGCAACGCCACGAGCGACCACGCAAAGCGTTTCGGAATTGAATCGTCGGGAGGATGCGGAGGCGGGAGAAAGCGGGCGATGCAGCCGGGGTGCGCAGTCGGGTCAGCTCGCGGTGACCGGCGTGACCCGGCTGCTGCCGCTCGAATAGAAGCGGTAGATTCCCTTGCCGGCCGACTTCGCGTCGTACAGCGCGCTGTCGGCCTGCCGGATCAGTTCGTCGGGGGAGCCGTGCCCGTCGTCGAGCGCGATGCCGATGCTGATCCCGAGGTTCACCGTCTCGCCGATCGACAGCGTGTACGGTGCCGAGATCTGCCGGATGATGCGCGCGGCGAGGAGCGAGCACGCGTGCATCGTCGTGTCGTCGATCGCGACGACAAACTCGTCGCCGCCGATTCGCGCGGCCAGCTCGCCGGGCGACAGCGTCTTGCCGAGCCGCACGGCGACCTGCGTCAGCACGTCGTCGCCGGCCTGGTGGCCGAACCGGTCGTTGATCGCCTTGAAGCCGTCGAGGTCGAGGTACATGACGGCGAGCGCGGCGTCCGGCGCGCGCGGCCGGCGCGCGAGCATCCGCTTGAGCTGGGCATGCAGTTCGTGGCGATTCGGCAAACCCGTCAGCGCGTCGTGTCGCGCGAGATGCCGGATGTGCTGCTCGGTCTGGCGGCGCGCGGTGACATCCTCGACGATGATCACCGCGTTGCCGTCCGGCACGCGATGGCGCGTCAGTTCGAGCTGGCGGCCGTCGCCGAGCACGACGTCGAGCGGCACCGGTTCATCGCAGGTCAGCCAGACCTCGCACTGAGCGGCGAGACTGGCGCCACCGGGATCGGTCGTGTCGTTCGCGCCGAGCGCAGCGATGACGGCGGGCAGCGGCGTATCGAGCATGATCTCGCGCGGCGAGCCGAACAGTTGCGCGGTGCGCCGGTTCGCGACGATCACGCGGCGCTCGCCGTCGATCATGCACAGGCCGTGCGGCATATAAGTGAGCGCGGCGTCGAAGCGTGCGACGAGTTCGGCGTTGCGCTGGCGCGCGGCGATCAGCGCGACGAGCACGCGATAGTGACGCTGGACGACCGTACGCATCGCGGCAAGATAGATCGCGAGCGGCGGCAGCAGTAGCCACGCACCCGACCGGTGGGCCAGTAGCGCACCGACGCCGATCGGCAGCACGCCGAGCGTGACCTGCATCATCGCGAGCCGCGGCAGCGCGGAATTGCGCGACGCGATCCCGCCGAACACGCCGCCCGCGACCATCACCGACAGCGTGCCGAGCTCGACGTCGACGGCCTGCACGCAGCCCATCACGCCGAGGCCGAGCACGAAGCACGCGACGAGCGACACGGGCGCGTAGTGCATCGCCCAGTATTCGGCGCGGTCGTCGCCGGCGTCGCGCTGAACCGTATAGGCACGCGCGATCGAGAGCCGCGCGATGAGCAGGCCGGCGTCGACGATCAGCCACGCGAGGCACCAGAGCTGCTGCAGCCGGATCAGCGCGACGGCCGCAACGAAGCCGCTCGCGAGCCCGGAGAGCGCCATCGGGCGGACGTCTTCGAACAGCGTAACGAGCATCGACGGGCGCAGCGCGGCCGTCACACGGTGGTTGCCGGAGGGGGGAGTGGCGAGAACGGAGTGCAGGAGAGATGTCCTGACTGCCATGGTTTTTAACCTCGACACGATGTCGCGTAATGTCGCGATGGCTGGCGGCGCCCGCACGGCACATGGCGGAAGCCCGGCCAGGCCGGATGCGCACGACATTACCATGAAACACGGGCGGCGCGGGTTGCCCGGGCAAGCCGGCGGCACCGGGCGCCGTATCGGCCAATAGTCGTAAACCACGCCCGCGAAAGTCTTGCGCATTCGCCGGCGCGGGGGCAGCATCGTTGCGAACGGAATGCGTCGCGGCGACCGGCAGGAGACCGGCGTCATGCACTGCGCGCATGCCCGTCGGGCGCGGTCAAACCGATCGAAACCGCTGCAAACGAGGGCGCGATGCAGACGAATCGCGTCCCGCGACCGGCTGTCGCAGCCCGGCTGAATGCCGTTATAAGAAATTCAATAAGTATTTCATGTGAGAAATACTATAGGCGATATATCTAAAACAATGCCAGAATGCGCGCCGCTCCGAACGTCGCGACACCCGATCGCCGTCCGAGCCGCATCAGGAGGTTCCCCCCAATGAAAAACCACGGCCTGTCACGGCGGGGTTTTCTGAAAGCCAGCGTGCTGGCGGGCGTCGCAGTGTATGTCGCGCCCCTGGGCAGCCGCGCATTCGCGGCGCTCTTCGAAGAAAAACTCCTCACCCCCGTCAAATGGGATAGCGTCACCGGCATCCCCCAATTCCGCATCGACGGCATCGCGAAGGTCACGGGCTCGAAAGTGTTCGCCCGTGACGTGCGCGCAGCCGACATGCCTCACTGGCCGCAGCAGCAGTCGCATGCGCTGATCCTGCGCGTCACGCAGGCCGACCGCACGTACGAAGGCTTCGACCTGTCGCTGCTCGGCGACGACCTGAAGCCGGACCGCGTGGTCACGGCCGACGATCTCGCGCGCGACGGCGTCGCGTTCCCGACGTTCTACGGCGACGACATGTTGCTGCCGGCCGGCAAGACGCCCGCGTATCTCGGCCATGCGGTCGCGATCCTCATCTACCACGACTTCGCGCGCTTCCGCTTCGCGAAGAACGCGCTCAAGTTCCGCGACGATGTGATCCGCTACGGCGCGGTCACGGGCCCGCTCGAGCGCGATCCGTGGGGCACCTTCCGCTACGTGCGGGTGGGCGGCAAGACCGCCTATGACGACGACGTCTATTCGAGCCTGAAGGACGCGCCGATCTTCCCGAGCATGATGCGCAAGCACCTGCCGGTGTGGCCGGACGGCAAGGAGCACGGCAAGCTCGACGAGCAGGGCATGTTCCTGGCCGGGCAGATCGCCGGCGAGCTCGACCATCCGTCGGCCGACTGGCTCGTGTTCGACCGCGAGTACAACACGCAGTCGGTCGACACGTCCGCGCTCGAGCCCGACAACGCGAACTGCTGGTACGACAGCGCGACGCAGTCGCTGCACCTCGTCGTGCCGACCCAGTCGCCGCTTGAAGTGGCGGAGAACGCGGCCGCGATGGTCGCGAAGTGCCGCTTCCCGGTGAAGAAGCTGTTCGTGCATCCGTGCTACACGGTCGGCTACGGCTCCAAGGATCACTTCAACGTGCCGTTCTACGGCCTCGTCTGCGCGCTGTACGCGGACGGCCGCCCGGTGCGTTTCGCGAACGACCGCTACGAGCAGTTCCAGACGTCGCTGAAGCGTCACGCGTTCAAGATGCATTACCGGATCGCGGTCGACCGCAACACGGGCCTGCTGCAGTCGTTCAAGGGCGACTTCGAAGCGAACGGTGGCGGGCGCTCGAACTTCTCGCCGTCGGTGGCGATGGTGGGTGCGACGGCCGCGCAATCGATCTATTACTTCCCGAAGAGCGACCTGGCTGCCGTCGCGATCGCGTCGCGCGCGATCGATGCCGGCTCCGCGCGTGGCTACGGCACGCTGCAGAGCATGGCGGCGACCGAGATGGCGGTCGACGAGATCGCCGCGCAGCTGAACATCGACCCGATCGATTTCCGCCTGCGCAACGCGCTGCGTTCGGGGATGAAGAACACGCAGGGTGCGATTCCCGCCGGCGCGCTGCGCGTCGACGAGGTGCTCGAGCGCTCGAAGCAGCATCCGCTGTGGACGCGCCGTGCCGCACGCAAGGCCGAATACGAGGCCGCGAACCCGGGCAAGCGCTACGGCGTCGGCTTCGCGTGCGTGCAGAAGGACTTCGGCACGGGCGCGGAAGCGTCGTTCGCGAAGGTCGAATTCGACGAGAACGGCAAGGTGTCGCTGCAACATACGGCAGCCGAGATCGGCACCGGGATGTCGACGTCGCAGGCCGTCGCGGTCGCGAAATGGCTGGGTCGTCCGGCAACGGAAGTGCGCGTGGCCGTGACCGAATGGCCGGACCTGCCGGTCGAGACCAGCGGCGATCCGTACATCATGTCGCAGGCCGACCAGGATCGCCTGAGCGCGAACCCGCGCTGGTCGCCGAGCTATGCGTCGCCGTCGAGCGCGACGAACTCCGCGTACTACTTCACGCACAGCACGCGCGAAGCCGCGCGCGCGGTGTTCCGCTACGGCCTGTGGCCGGCTGCGATGTCGATCTGGACGCGCGGCCTCGGCGGCGGCCAGGCGGCGCCGTACACGATCCGCATCGAGGACGCGCGCTGGGTCGACGGCAAGCTGACCGCCGACGGCCTCGAGCCGCTGTCGTTCGAGCAGCTCGCGAAGCAGGCCTATGCGCTCGGCCTGCCGACCGGCGCCGTCGTGCACGTGTTCAACCGCTGGCAGTGGACCGACGCCGAGTTCGAAGTGGGCGGCTCGGTCGAGCGTCTGCCGATCGACGGGCTGTCGCTGCGCGTCGGCGCGCCGAAGACGGGTGACAACGGCCCGGTGCCCGGCACCGCCGCACCGGCCGGCGCGACCGCGATGCGCGGCACGCTGGCGCCGACCGCGAACGGCTACCGCGTGCTGGACCGCAAGCGCGTGTTCATCCCGCCGACGAGCCGCAACAACGCGGCCGTCACGTACTACACGGCAGTCGGCACGCTGGTCGAGCTGGCCGTGCACGAAGCGACCGGCAAGGTCGAGCTGCTCACGCACCACTCGATCATGGAATGCGGCAACCAGATTTCGCCGCAGCTCGTGTCGGGCCAGTTGCAGGGCGGTCTCGCGATGGGCATCGGCCACGCGCTGCACGAGTACCTGCCGCTCTATGAAGACGGCCCCGGCAACGGCACGTGGAACTTCAACCGTTACCAGTTGCCGCGCGCGTCCGACGTTGCCGTCTGGACGCAGACGGGCGACGTGCTGCCGCCGCTGTCCGAGACCGATCCGCCGAAGGGCGTCGCCGAAGTGGTGATGATTCCCGTCGTCGGCGCGATCGTGAACGGCATCGCGCACGCGATCGGCCATCGTTTCACCGACCTGCCGGTGACCCCGCAAAAGATTCAGGAGGTGCTCGCATGACGACCGCCCAAACCGCGGCTTCGGCCGCGAGCGCCAGCGCCGCTGCGACCGGCGCTTCCGCGCCGAGCGCGGCTTCGGCCGCACCGGCATCGGCCCCGGCCCCGGCTGTACCGGCTTCGACACCGGCCGCCGTCGAGCGTCCGCTCGTTCGGTTCCAGTCGAAACCGCTGTCGATCAATATCAACGGCAAGTCCGTCGGCCCGATGCAGGTGCCGGAAGGGCTGATGATGATCGAGTTCCTGCACGAGTACGTGGGCCTCACCGGTTCGCGGCTCGGCTGCGGGCAGGGCATCTGCCACGCGTGCGTCGTGATCGTCGACAAGCCGGACGGCACGAGCGAGGAAATGCGCACCTGCATCACCGGCGCGCACTTCTTCCACGGCCGCTCGATCCGCACGATCGAAGGTCACGCGAAGCGCAACGAAGCGGGCGAAGTGGTCGAGCTGTCGCCGATCCAGCAGAAGTTCCTCGAGCACTTCAGCTTCCAGTGCGGCTACTGCACGCCGGGCTTCGTCAATGCGGCGACCGTGCTGATCGAACGCCTGAAGCGCGAGCCGGTTGCGAAGGCCGACGTCGAGCGCACGATCACCGAGGCGCTCGACGCGCACCTCTGCCGCTGCACGGGCTATGTCCGCTACTACGAAGCCGTCAAGGACGTGGTGCTGACGACGCCGGGACTCGTGAAGGACGCCGCATGAAACGCACATTCGCTCATCGTGTCGCGCGGGCTGCGGGCTTCCCCGCGCTCGCCGCGGCCTGCGCGCTGCTGCTCGCTGCGTGCGGCGGCCATGACGCACCGGCCTCGAACGCGGCTTCCGGCGCGCCCGGTGCCGACCAGATCGCGCGCGGCCGCTATCTCGTCAAGGCCGCCGACTGCGCGGCGTGCCACACCGCGAAGGACGGCGCACCGTTCGCCGGCGGCGCGCCTCTCGAATCGCCGTTCGGCACGTTCTACGGCTCGAACATCACGCCCGACAAGGATCACGGGATCGGCAGCTGGAGCGCGGACGATTTCTACGCCGCGCTGCACGACGGCAAGGCGCCGGGCAAGCGCCTGTATCCGTCGATGCCGTACACGTCGTACCGTCAGCTCACGCGCGCCGATTCCGACGCGATGTATGCGTACCTGAAGACCGTCAAGCCGGTCGCCCAGGAAAACCGCGAGCACGAGCTGAAGTTCCCGTACAACCTGCGCTTCGGGATGGTCTTCTGGGACATGGTGTTCCTGAAGGACAGCCTGCCCGATGCGTCGGCCGGCCAGTCCGCCGATTGGCAGCGCGGCCGCTATCTGGCGGGTGCACTCGGCCACTGCGCGGAATGCCATACGCCGCGTGCGTTCACGGGCCAGCTCGACAGCGCGAAGCCGTTCGCCGGCGCCGCGCTCGGCCGCGTGGCCGCGCCCGACATCACGCCGGCCGGCCTGGCCGCGCGCGGCTGGACGGGTGCCGACCTGCAGACGTTCTTCGGCGTCGGCATCGCGCCGCAAGGCTCGGCGTTCGGCGAAATGTACCCGGTCGTGCACCTGAGCACGCAGTACATGACGAAGGACGACCTGCGCGCGCTGTCCGTGTACCTGCTGGGCGACACGCCGCCCGCGCCGCAACCGGTGAAGCCGGTGTCGGCCGACGCCGCGCAGCTCGCGGCCGGCCGCTCGGTGTATCTCGCGGTCTGCGCGGGCTGTCACGGCTTCAACGGCGAAGGCAAGCCGCACGTGGCGGTGCCGATGAACGGCAATTCGACGGTGCGTCAGGGCGACCCGCGCAACCTGCTGGTCGCGATGCTCGACGGCATCGGCGAGCAGAAGTTTGCCGGGTTCGAGAACCTGCAGCCGATGCCGGGTTTCGCGCACACGCTGAGCGACGATGAACTCGCGCAGCTCGCGAACTACCTGCGTGCGACGTGGGGCGGCCAGCCCGCGAGCGTCACGCCGGCCGACGTGAAGGCCATGCGCTAAGTCGTGCCGCAGGGCGGGGCGTCGCGCGCGAGTCAACCGGTTTCCGGTGCTCGCGTGCGCCGCGTCGTCCGATTTTTCGCGGCGGCTCTTCAGTAGCCGCTGCCGCCTCCGCCTCCGCCTCCGCTGCTTCCCGAGCTGCCACCGCCATACCGGCTCATGCCCGGTCCCTGCGCAGGGCCACTACCCGACGACATACATCCCGCCGACAGCACGAGCACCAGCGCGGCGATCAGCGCCGCAGCCAACCTTGACGATTTCATGTCCGCCTCCTTGCCACGCGCAGGCCGCGGGAAAGGCCGGTTCGCGTGAACCACGCGTCTGCGTGCTGACGGAACATGAAACGTTTCGGGAGGGCGGTTTATTCCATGCTTTTTGCGGATCGTGGCCCGTGACGGGGGGCAGACCGGATGCATCTTGCCGTGCCTTGGTACACTCCGGCAGCCGCCATTCCGATTCCGACTACAAAAACATGAGCGCTACCGCAGAACGTCCGCCGTCGCGTCTGTCCCATCCCGTCGTGTTCGGCTGCGTGTCGTTTGCCGTCGGCGGCCCGCTGGTCGCATCGCTCGTCTGGCCGGCCGTGATGCTGATCGCGTGGTCGTTGATCGACGGTCCGTCGTGGGAGGTACTGAAGGTCAGCGCCGGCATGGTGCCGCTGATCTTCTTCGCGTCGTTCCTGTTCGGCTATTTCGTGCCGGCGGCCGTGGCGGGCGGCATCATGGGCGCAATCGGCACGCGGATCCGGCGGCGCTGGTTCGTGCTGATGGGGATGGTCGTCGGGGCAGGCGCGATGATCGGCTTCGTCGAACTCGTGGCCTACCTGCTGAAAATCGACAAGGTCGGCGACATCGACGCGATCGCCACGCTCGATGCGATCGTGACGTCGGCCGTGCTGTCGCACTGGCTTCATCGGCGGCTCGCACGCCGGCGTTGAACGCGGCGCGGTGCGTCATCGGGCGCTGTGTCGTTGCTCGCGAGCATGCCGCGGGCGGAACCGCGCGGCCGCTTGCGCGGCCTGCGGGTTGCGATGCTGTTCCTGAAGCGGAAGCCGCCGTCGCGGCGGCCCGCGATCAACGATAGACGAGATCGGCGCGGCGGTTCTGTGCCCACGAATCCTCGTCGTGGCCGAGCGCAACCGGCTTTTCCTTGCCGAGGCTGACCGCCTCGAGTTGCGTGGCCGGCACACCGAGCGTTTCGAGCCCGCTCATCACGGCCTGCGAGCGGCGTTGGCCGAGCGCAAGGTTGTATTCGGACGTACCGCGTTCGTCGGTGTTGCCCTGGATCAGCACGTGCCGCGACGGATGGCTGCGCAGGTAGTCGGCGTGCGCCTGCAGCAGCGACTGGTATTCGGGCTTGACGGAATACTGGTCGAAATCGAAGTAGATGCTGCGCTTCGCGAGCGGGCTGTTCGGATTATTGAGCTCGTCGGCCGTTACCGTTGCGACGGCTTCGCTCGACGGCGTCGGCGCCATGCCGGCATTCTCGGGCGTCTTGGCCGCGTGGTGGCAACCGGCCAGCAGTACCACGGTTGCCAGGACCGCAAATCGGTTCGTTTTGCTCATCGTTCGTCTCCAGCGGTTGACTGCGTTGAACGCGTGGGGCGTGCGATCGGCACGTCCGTATCCGGCCGCAACGGCGCGAAAGGTCCGGCACCCTTGATGTGAATCGTGTTCGTAAGCCGGTGGTGCGCCATATGAAAGAGTGTCGCGACCGGAACGCCAAATCTCGGCGTCGCTGCAAACAGATTAGGAAAAATGTCACAGCGTGACCAGTTTCTCCGCATTTTTTTGCGCCGACGCGACAGACCGGGCGGCATTCTTGCCTCCGTGCGGGCGCAACCACAGCGAAAAAGGCCGCGCACGGGCGCGGCCTTTTCGGCACGGAGCATGACGACGGGGCGGTTTGCCTGACACGATCGGCGCGGTAGCATTGCGCTGCGCCGATCGTGTTGCGTCGTCAGAACTTGTGCCGCAGCCCGAGTGCGACGACGACCTGGTTGCTGTTCGCCGACGGCGTCAGCGTCCAGACGGTCGCGTTGAACGCGGGATTGCCATTGCCGCCGCTCACGCTCTGGTAGACGCCTTCGAGATATGCATCGGTGCGCTTCGACAGCGCATAGTCGGCTTGCGCCACGACCTGGTTCCATTTCGGGCGCGTCTGGCCGGTGCGCGTGTCGAAGCGGCCCATCGTGTACGTGTAGGCGGCCGAAAGGCTCAACGCTCGCGTGACGACGTAGCGCCCGTCGATCGTGAAGTTGTCGAACACCAGCGATTCGCCCTTCAGCGGCGCGATGCTGCCGCCCTGGAGCACGCCCGTCACGCCGTCGGTGGTCGAGTGCGACCACGCGGCGCCGACCGAATGCGGCCCGAATGCATAGCGGCCGGCCGCGGCCCAGATCTGCTGGTTGCCGCCGGTGATCGTCGCCGAGCCGTCGACCGTGCTGAGCGCGCCATTTGGGTTCGGCGCATTGCGGTCGCGGCTGATCTTCAGGTAACCGGCGCCGAGCTTCAGCGGCCCGCTCGCATACGACACGCCCGCGCTCCACGCCGCGTTGTTGGCGAACTGGCCGGCCGTGTT
This window of the Burkholderia lata genome carries:
- a CDS encoding porin produces the protein MHSYKMNKHASTRLAGTAIATCLTALASGGVHAQSSVTLYGLIDTSITYATNQRTHGAGSPGSGTVAMTSGALNASRWGLRGREDLGGGTAAVFTLENGFSGTTGALSQKGVDMFGRQAWIGLSSKTAGTLTFGRQYDLILDFVTPLGASGPGWGGNLAVHPYDNDDSNRNLRINHAVKYTSPTYHGLTFGAMYGFSNTAGQFANNAAWSAGVSYASGPLKLGAGYLKISRDRNAPNPNGALSTVDGSATITGGNQQIWAAAGRYAFGPHSVGAAWSHSTTDGVTGVLQGGSIAPLKGESLVFDNFTIDGRYVVTRALSLSAAYTYTMGRFDTRTGQTRPKWNQVVAQADYALSKRTDAYLEGVYQSVSGGNGNPAFNATVWTLTPSANSNQVVVALGLRHKF